In Tepidimonas taiwanensis, the following are encoded in one genomic region:
- a CDS encoding SLC13 family permease: protein MTPLPLDPEWRTALTVAVFVVVYLGMFLGGLPRLRLDRTGVAVLGAIAMIAIQGWSVAEAAAAIDLPTIVLLFAFMVVSAQMRLGGFYTAVTRAVGAWALPPPVLLGVLLLVVAVLSAVFSNDVVCLAVTPIVARIAWRRGWDPVPWLVAVACASNIGSAATLIGNPQNMLIGSVMQVPFGAYVREAGPPVLLALLATWGWMVGVMRRSGPRAALPPATAAALARDTGPAFDRWQSTKGLAVAAAVLVAFLFTDWPREVVALVAAGVLLLSRRLHSAEVMGLVDWPLLLLFIGLFIVNHGFEATGLAAQGVAWLAAQGLALADPVVLAVAGVTLSNLVSNVPAVMLILPHLNDPTQAVTLALVSTYAGNLLLVGSIANLIVADLAGRDGLVIDWRRHAAIGVPVTAGSLLTWWAWQAVAG, encoded by the coding sequence ATGACGCCGCTCCCGCTCGATCCCGAATGGCGCACCGCGCTGACGGTCGCGGTCTTCGTCGTCGTCTACCTGGGGATGTTCCTCGGCGGCCTGCCGCGCCTGCGGCTCGATCGCACGGGCGTGGCGGTGCTTGGGGCGATCGCGATGATTGCGATCCAGGGCTGGTCGGTCGCCGAAGCGGCCGCGGCCATCGACCTGCCGACCATCGTGCTGCTGTTCGCGTTCATGGTGGTGTCGGCGCAGATGCGGTTGGGTGGCTTCTACACCGCGGTGACGCGCGCGGTCGGTGCCTGGGCGCTGCCGCCGCCGGTCTTGTTGGGCGTGCTGCTGCTGGTGGTGGCGGTGCTGTCGGCGGTGTTTTCCAACGACGTGGTGTGCCTCGCGGTCACGCCCATCGTCGCGCGCATCGCGTGGCGGCGCGGCTGGGACCCGGTGCCGTGGCTGGTCGCGGTGGCCTGCGCGTCGAATATCGGTTCGGCGGCCACGCTCATCGGCAACCCGCAGAACATGCTGATCGGCTCGGTCATGCAGGTGCCCTTCGGTGCCTATGTGCGCGAGGCGGGCCCGCCCGTGTTGCTGGCGCTGCTGGCCACCTGGGGGTGGATGGTGGGCGTGATGCGGCGATCCGGCCCCCGGGCTGCGCTGCCGCCCGCCACCGCGGCCGCGCTGGCGCGGGACACCGGGCCGGCGTTCGACCGCTGGCAGTCGACCAAAGGCTTGGCGGTGGCGGCCGCGGTGCTGGTGGCGTTTCTGTTCACCGACTGGCCGCGCGAGGTGGTGGCGCTGGTTGCCGCGGGCGTGCTGTTGCTCAGTCGCCGCTTGCACTCGGCCGAGGTGATGGGGCTCGTGGACTGGCCGCTGCTGCTGCTCTTCATCGGGCTCTTCATCGTCAACCACGGGTTCGAGGCCACGGGGCTCGCCGCGCAGGGCGTGGCATGGCTGGCCGCGCAGGGCCTGGCGCTTGCCGATCCGGTGGTGCTGGCGGTGGCGGGCGTGACGCTGTCCAACCTCGTCTCCAACGTGCCGGCGGTGATGCTGATCCTGCCGCACCTGAACGACCCCACGCAGGCGGTGACGCTCGCCCTGGTGAGCACCTACGCGGGGAATTTGCTGCTGGTGGGGTCGATCGCCAACCTGATCGTCGCCGACCTGGCCGGCCGGGACGGGCTGGTGATCGACTGGCGCCGCCATGCGGCGATCGGGGTGCCGGTGACCGCCGGGAGCCTGCTGACCTGGTGGGCGTGGCAGGCGGTGGCGGGCTGA